Below is a genomic region from Clostridia bacterium.
CGGCCCTTCTTCCTCAGGCCCCCTGAGCGCCGGGGAGCACTCTTCTTTGCTGTCGGTGACGGGAACCACGGTCAGCGTGTCCAGGACGCGTTCAAGGTCGTACTCCCCGTAGCGCACCCCGCAGTAGTAGGAATCCCTCAGGAGATAGTCCAGTTTGTCGGCGTCCAGCTCCCCATCGATGATCCTGCCTAGGAAGACCAGATCATGGGCCAGGTACCCCTTAGTAAGAAGGGTCACTACCTCGTCTACCTTGATATTGGGAAAGTAATCGGTGATAACCGGCCCAAAATAGCGGCGTATGATGGCCACCGAGTAGTCCTCATGTTTCCGACCGGGCGGGAACAACTCTTCACTCCCGTGGGAAAACGGTCCGTGGCCCACATCGTGAAGGAGCGCCGCCAGACGCACTACCTGTCGAAGGCGGGCAAACTCTTCTTGGTCGAAGCGCCCGGCCACCAGGGGCCTTCTGGCCAATACAGCCATCATCCGGTCCGCAACGTGCATAGTGCCCAGACTGTGCTCAAACCGGGTGTGAGTGGCGCCAGGGTAGACCTTATAGGTTAGGGCAAGCTGCCGTATGTTTCTCAGGCGCTGAAAGGCTTCCTGCCTGATTATGGCCGCCTCCCCCTCGGTCAGCTCAATAAGGCCGTGAATGGGGTCCCTAATACGGAGCGGAGCACTCAGGTTCCTTCACCTCCCTCCCAACTGCTCCTCGGCGTCGCCCAAGCGAATCTTCTAGAGGCTGGCCACACTTCCTGCAACTTCTTCTATCAGCTCAACGATCGCAATTCCTGCCGGCGCAGGTTCACGACCACGGACGGCCCCCTACGGGTTACGGCGGGTTAACGGGCTTTTGGCCAGGCTCCGACGACCCTGAGAGTTGACTACCTCCCGGATAGGCAAGGTATCTCACCCCTACTCTGTTTAGCTCCCTTGTAACTGTTTCAATGGTCACCCCTTCGTCCGCCATAAGGGCATGAATGATACAGATTACTCCGGCAGGAGACCACGGCCCATGGTCTTTCACGAACTCGCTAAAATGCTTAAGCGTAAACGGAATCGCGGTAATCTCACCCTCCCACTTGTCGCGGCTGTTAAGCTCCCAGCAGTCCCTCACCTCTTTGAGGGAGAGGTTGAGCCTGACACGCCCTAGCAGAGCATACTGGTACAGTTCCCAGTCGAGCCCGAAGCTCAGGAACAACGGCCAGTCGCCCGTGTTTTCCCTAAGGCTTACACCTAGCTCCTCGTACACACCCCTCACGGCGGCCTTATAGAAGTCTGGATTTCCAGCTTCGTCTTTGTCTGCCGGCCTCTGGAGCCCCTCGTTCACGGCCACAGTCCATGCGGCCGGCCTCGAGCTAACATACCTGGACCTCCGAGTGAGTAAGAGGTGGTTGTCTCTCGTAATCACGGCGAGATTAATGCCGAAGCTGTGCGCCAAACAAGAGATAGGTTGGGCCCACGGATCGGCGTCCCTCAAGTACATCTCTCTAAGCGTAGTAGTGGTGCCGTTGACCTCGAGTTTGCGGTCCAGGCTTAAGGAGGTGGCCAGGAAGTTGTAGTAGTCGGAGGGACCAAACCCGAAGATCAATCTGGGTTCTTCCTCGTCCGGTAGCCGGGTAAGGGTGAAGGAACGCAAGTAGTACCGCCCGCCGTTCCACAACTTGACCCCGCCGGGATAAGGATCGCTTAGCTCCTCCTGTACCTGGCGACGCAACTCCTGAACGACTGGGGGCAGCAAGGGAGGTTCGTCTACAAAACGAGTCACTAGGTTCTGCCTGGAGTATCCCTTCCCGCTAGTCGTATCCAGTACAACCCAGCCGTACCTAGGGCTATCTGTTAGGTAAAGGATCTCCCTCTTAGGGTTGTGGCCGGATGGCCAGAGAACTCTGAGCGCAGCGCGTCGGCCTCGGCGATATATGGTCCGGCAAAGCCTTTTCAGCGGCTCATCCACCAGCGCGCCTAAGACCATCCAGAGAGGCCCGGATATGGCTTCTGATTCTAGCAAGGACAAGAACCTGCCGGCGTCCACCTCGCGCTGTCCCTCCAGACACTGCAAAGAACGACCCCTCAAACCAACCCCATGGTGTCCAGGATGATCCTGTTAACCTGGCGGACGTCATATTTCTCTTCCGCCATCTCCCTGCTTTTCCGCCCCATGTCCCTGATTATTCCAGGATTCTGGACAAACCTTTCCATCGCCACGGCAAGCGCCATGCTATCCCTGGGGGGCACCAGGAAGCCGTTCAGGCCCTCCACCACGGTCTCGCGACAACCGGGCGCGTCCGTGGTGATAATCGGCCTCCCCACCGCCATTGCCTCCAGGACGGAGCGGGGTGTACCCTCTCGGTAAGAGGGCAACACATAGACGCTACACGCGGCAAGGTAAGGATAGATATCGTCCGTCTCCCCGAGGTACTCGATGACGCCTTCTGCCGCCCACCGCTCCACTTCATCCCTGCGCAGTGCAGAAAGGTTCGTATCGAAGGGTCCGATGAGTCCAAAACGCACGGTCGGGTAGCGCGGCTTCAGCATGCGCGCCGCTTGCACGTATTCGACAATGCCCTTATGTCGGATGAGCCGCGCGGCCAGCAAAAAAGAGACGGGCTGCACAGGAGCGTCCGCGTAGGGGAAGCGGGTGAGGTTTACTCCCGACCCGGGGATGACAACCGCCCGGCAACGTTCGGGCAAGAGAGCCCAGTCCTCAAACAGCCGGGCATCGTCGGGATTCTGAAAAAAGACGGCGGAGTTGTTCGCCAGCGCCAGCCTATATAGGGAGGCTACTGCTCCCGCCAGGACGCGGCCACGCCAGTCTCCTTCACCTATGAAAGCGGACCCTAGCCCCGTGATCATAGAGTGGACCCGCCGCACACCGGCCAGACGCGCCGCCAGCGAACCGTAGATGACCGGCTTGGCGGCGTACGAAAAGACTATGTCCGGTCTCGTGTCCCTCATCAGTCGCACAAGCGCGGCCAGGGTGGGGAGGTCCCCCGCGGGGTTCAAGCTCGTGCGCCTGAGGGGAATCGGTACATACCGGGCACCGAGTGCTTCCAATTGTGCTTCGAAGCCTTGCTCTGGCCCCAGGGCGATCACCTCGTGCCCGAGCCCGACCATTTCCTCAATCAGCTCGCGCCGGAAGTTAAGCAACGATCTGGTATAGTGGGAAACAATAATGATCCTGCTCAACCTTGTTAAGCGTACACCTCCGCCATGCCGTTCTCCTCAAACCAGCGAACCGTCTCGCGCAGGCCTGCCTTCAAGTCCCACCGCGGAACGAAGCCGAGAAGCCGCCGGGCCTTGCTTACGTCGGCGCGCGAATGGCGAACGTCCCCCGGCCGCGGCTCCCTGTACTCGGGCACAACCGAAGCGCCCACTACCTCCTGGACCGCCGCCAAGAGCTCGTTGACCGTAGTCTCTCTCCCCCCCGCAACGTTGAACACCTCGCCGTGCACGCCCTCGGCTCCCGCGGCAAGGAGGTTGGCGGCGACCACGTCCGCCACGTAGGTGAAGTCCCGGGACTGGTTTCCGTCCCCGTATATAATCGGGCTCCGGCCGCTCAGCAGGGCGCCGATGAAGCGCGGTACCACCGCGGCGTACTCGGAGCGGGGATCCTGCCGTGGACCGAAAACGTTGAAGTAGCGCAGGCAAACGGTACTGAGGCCGTAGAGTTCCCAAAAACTCCGGGCGTACAGTTCCTGCGCGAGCTTGCTGACTGCGTAGGGAGAGATAGGGGACGGTTTGAGGTCCTCGCTCTTAGGCAACACCGGGGTGTTGCCGTATACGGAGGAAGACGAGGCCACAACCACCCGGCGCACCCGATGGTCGCGGGCGGCAAGCAGTACATTCAGGGTCCCGGTGACGTTCACCTCGTTGGTAGCCAGAGGATCCTTCACCGAGCGCGGAACGGAGGGAAGCGCCGCCTGGTGAAAGACCA
It encodes:
- a CDS encoding SDR family oxidoreductase — protein: MGRICLVTGGAGFIGSNLVRTLGEQGWQVRVLDNLATGRLENLTDVLNHVDFIEADVRDLDAVRRATEGVEVVFHQAALPSVPRSVKDPLATNEVNVTGTLNVLLAARDHRVRRVVVASSSSVYGNTPVLPKSEDLKPSPISPYAVSKLAQELYARSFWELYGLSTVCLRYFNVFGPRQDPRSEYAAVVPRFIGALLSGRSPIIYGDGNQSRDFTYVADVVAANLLAAGAEGVHGEVFNVAGGRETTVNELLAAVQEVVGASVVPEYREPRPGDVRHSRADVSKARRLLGFVPRWDLKAGLRETVRWFEENGMAEVYA
- a CDS encoding NUDIX domain-containing protein, with the translated sequence MQCLEGQREVDAGRFLSLLESEAISGPLWMVLGALVDEPLKRLCRTIYRRGRRAALRVLWPSGHNPKREILYLTDSPRYGWVVLDTTSGKGYSRQNLVTRFVDEPPLLPPVVQELRRQVQEELSDPYPGGVKLWNGGRYYLRSFTLTRLPDEEEPRLIFGFGPSDYYNFLATSLSLDRKLEVNGTTTTLREMYLRDADPWAQPISCLAHSFGINLAVITRDNHLLLTRRSRYVSSRPAAWTVAVNEGLQRPADKDEAGNPDFYKAAVRGVYEELGVSLRENTGDWPLFLSFGLDWELYQYALLGRVRLNLSLKEVRDCWELNSRDKWEGEITAIPFTLKHFSEFVKDHGPWSPAGVICIIHALMADEGVTIETVTRELNRVGVRYLAYPGGSQLSGSSEPGQKPVNPP
- a CDS encoding glycosyltransferase family 4 protein, with product MSRIIIVSHYTRSLLNFRRELIEEMVGLGHEVIALGPEQGFEAQLEALGARYVPIPLRRTSLNPAGDLPTLAALVRLMRDTRPDIVFSYAAKPVIYGSLAARLAGVRRVHSMITGLGSAFIGEGDWRGRVLAGAVASLYRLALANNSAVFFQNPDDARLFEDWALLPERCRAVVIPGSGVNLTRFPYADAPVQPVSFLLAARLIRHKGIVEYVQAARMLKPRYPTVRFGLIGPFDTNLSALRRDEVERWAAEGVIEYLGETDDIYPYLAACSVYVLPSYREGTPRSVLEAMAVGRPIITTDAPGCRETVVEGLNGFLVPPRDSMALAVAMERFVQNPGIIRDMGRKSREMAEEKYDVRQVNRIILDTMGLV